Proteins from a single region of Thunnus albacares chromosome 16, fThuAlb1.1, whole genome shotgun sequence:
- the LOC122965793 gene encoding uncharacterized protein LOC122965793 has translation MSDSGRTFLDVAIMEALPELQVVNKNILEEHLQSIGVETYDDLRFVTEADLMTVLRPVQARKLLSVWKQKYQTPENSSLSSVEASPTQLLSSLSVSPQSSSSTSSSSLGLDTQWEDNFEIPWSKFPEEVMDSLERGKRPGPKLRRQMVRIVVTEMMEKCPHVGKKHSTDVAKQMVAKYPNSLQDVIEGDIVGTGYHSLVKQLQNRIENVRRTSTPKIRKRKHQADDSDHTDEIPLEERAAMQDTYGCIKWNVKFLPREETQESQHQKKEKLKEMFQQSDANPEEVKCLMKSTFYTQRQHVNQGKSIKSLREEWPFWFDELGMSVHFKELTGIDLKETFTRNLDLKGKRLLNYMTTVYVTKSNKFLQTYARLQRMRGQQSGCSDDVKEMVLLLLSYFDEKEESMFFHVEDTCLAEEVQLEQVPLTPAVIVCGQSCYSSTRYMLSLDRNLINTNISSFISALCLMFGSYFCFNIHYPSELASTLEFLQRCFFSINPEKGTKVENKNSKRRLNLNPRVLTLIQDLSDHEWR, from the exons ATGAGTGACTCAGGGCGAACCTTCCTAGATGTCGCCATCATGGAAGCCCTACCAGAACTTCaagtagtaaacaaaaacatcctgGAAGAGCACTTGCAGTCCATTGGAGTCGAGACGTATGATGATCTACGCTTCGTAACGGAGGCTGATTTGATGACAGTATTAAGACCTGTACAAGCCAGAAAGCTTCTTTCTGTTTGGAAACAGAAAT acCAAACTCCCGAGAACAGCTCACTATCATCTGTGGAAGCCTCACCTACCCAACTGCTGTCATCGCTCTCTGTTTCACCCCAAAGTTCATCGTCAACCTCCTCCAGCAGCCTAGGACTTGACACACAGTGGGAAGACAACTTTGAAATTCCATGGAGTAAATTTCCTGAGGAAGTGATGGATTCTTTGGAGAGGGGAAAAAGGCCAGGCCCAAAACTGAGGAGGCAAATGGTCCGGATTGTTGTGACTGAGATGATGGAAAAATGCCCCCATGTAGGTAAAAAGCATTCAACTGATGTTGCAAAGCAAATGGTGGCAAAATATCCCAATTCTCTGCAAGATGTAATAGAGGGCGATATTGTTGGAACAGGCTACCATTCCCTTgtaaaacagctgcaaaacagAATCGAAAATGTGAGGCGCACTTCAACacccaaaataagaaaaagaaaacatcaggcTGATGACTCAGACCACACAGATGAGATCCCATTAGAAGAGAGAGCAGCAATGCAGGACACTTACGGATGCATTAAATGGAATGTGAAATTTCTGCCCCGTGAAGAAACTCAAGAGAGCCAGCaccaaaagaaggaaaaactcAAGGAGATGTTCCAACAATCTGATGCCAATCCAGAGGAGGTAAAATGTCTAATGAAGTCCACTTTTTACACACAGCGTCAACATGTCAACCAGGGAAAAAGTATCAAAAGCCTTCGAGAGGAGTGGCCATTTTGGTTTGACGAACTTGGCATGTCGGTCCACTTCAAGGAACTCACTGGGATTGACCTCAAAGAGACATTCACGCGAAATTTGGATTTGAAGGGAAAAAGGCTTCTCAACTACATGACCACAGTTTATGTCACCAAGAGTAATAAGTTCCTTCAGACTTATGCAAGGCTTCAGAGGATGCGGGGACAGCAGAGTGGCTGCTCAGATGATGTGAAAGAGATGGTCCTGCTTCTGCTCAGCTACTTTGATGAGAAGGAGGAGTCCATGTTCTTCCATGTAGAAGATACCTGTCTGGCAGAAGAGGTCCAACTGGAGCAAGTGCCTCTGACACCTGCTGTTATTGTCTGTG GACAGTCCTGCTATTCCTCAACAAGGTACATGCTGAGTCTGGATCGGAACCtcatcaacacaaacatctcctccttcatttCTGCATTGTGCCTCATGTTCGGGAGCTACTTCTGTTTCAACATCCATTATCCATCTGAGCTGGCTTCAACTCTGGAGTTTCTTCAAAG